Below is a window of Defluviimonas sp. SAOS-178_SWC DNA.
CGGTAGTGATCGGAGTGTTGGCGCCCTGCATGATGAACGGGCTGATGATGCAGGCCTGATTGGACGCGGCATAGACCCGGATCACCGAAAGCATCGTCTCGTCCCAGACAAGGGGCGAGTTGCAATTGGTCAGCGAGGTCATGACGGTATTGTCTTGAACAAAGTCCGCGCCGAAGAGAATGCGGCACATCTCCAGACAGTCCTCGGCCCGCGAGGCATGGGTCACGCCGCCCATGAAGGGCTTGTCGGACAGGCTGATATGGCCGTAAAGCATGTCGAGATGGCGCTTGGCCACCGGAATGTCGGTCGGCTCGCAAACCGTACCGCCCGAGATGTTCAGCGACGGCGCCATATAGGCAAGTCGGACGAAATTCTCGAAATCCTCAAGCTGGGCGTAACGTCTTTCGCCAGTCAGGTCGCGGACATAGGGAGAACCGTAGATTGGCGCAAAACCCATGGATCGGCCGCCGATCCTGACCGAACGTTCCGGGTTTCGGGCGTGGTGGACATAATCGGCCGGCGCCAGCGCCACCAGAGACATGAGAAGGTCGCGCCCGATCCGTACTTTCGAACGTGCCTTGTCCACATCGGCCCCCGCCTGGCGCCAGCTTTCAAGCGCAACAGGATCACGGAATTCGATCCCCTGCTCCTCCAGCAAACGCATCGACGCGTCATGGATCAGTTCGATCCCGGCTTCGGAAATCAAGTCATAGACCGGAATCAACCGCTCTGGGATCCGGCTGTTGATCTGAGGGGCTTCCCCGGTCCCGCTTTGCGCACCACGCCGCCCACGCCTGGTTTCGCGATGAGAGCTCACGATTTCGGTCATTGTCGTATTTGCCCCCGTATGGCCGCAT
It encodes the following:
- a CDS encoding trimethylamine methyltransferase family protein, translating into MTEIVSSHRETRRGRRGAQSGTGEAPQINSRIPERLIPVYDLISEAGIELIHDASMRLLEEQGIEFRDPVALESWRQAGADVDKARSKVRIGRDLLMSLVALAPADYVHHARNPERSVRIGGRSMGFAPIYGSPYVRDLTGERRYAQLEDFENFVRLAYMAPSLNISGGTVCEPTDIPVAKRHLDMLYGHISLSDKPFMGGVTHASRAEDCLEMCRILFGADFVQDNTVMTSLTNCNSPLVWDETMLSVIRVYAASNQACIISPFIMQGANTPITTAGAFSQLNAEALAGVAYAQLVRAGAPVIYGATLSTVSMKSGAPMYGTSETQVLTFLTGQMARRYKLPMRTGGMRHGAKALDVQAGFESLQTMLPAILAGGNFFLHSAGWMESGLSASFAKFMLDVEQLSILQRLTQGVSLTPEDFAADAIAEVGPGGHFLGCQHTIERYQTAFFVPRTSDVNTYEQWHDEGAKDSAVLATELAVKSLAAYSPPPLDAAKDEALRDFVRRRKAELPDGIE